One Acidobacteriaceae bacterium genomic region harbors:
- a CDS encoding glycosyltransferase → MARPDISVLIPARNEGNRIAETIHAISQARRTSARLEFVIVDDASTDDTTANLVAAVPELLSEPKIDVQIHRLSQHSGIDATRNHTASLAAGDIFFITDAHVRFSEGWDELVMEYIRPDRILSGTTTQKGSIFRGYGCDLIVPLMGITWNYGPVDGLAYVPVAPSHGTVIPKELFERLGGYDSGMILYGAGEPEFSIRAWLHGAEVVVAEGLQVEHEFKPKEQLREFISNVRPFWVHNCLRFGFLYLSELGCMQMLRYFSRTFPEHFQAALQRVNTSDVWQRRSYLESQHKRSFAWLVDYFGIKDQAGGEII, encoded by the coding sequence GTGGCACGTCCCGATATCAGCGTGCTCATTCCGGCGCGCAATGAGGGAAACCGGATCGCGGAGACGATTCACGCTATCTCTCAGGCGCGCAGGACGAGCGCGCGCCTGGAGTTCGTCATCGTGGACGACGCTTCAACTGATGACACAACGGCGAATCTAGTCGCTGCTGTTCCCGAGTTGCTGAGTGAGCCGAAGATCGATGTGCAGATACATCGACTCAGCCAGCATTCCGGGATCGATGCCACACGCAACCATACGGCGTCCCTGGCCGCGGGGGACATCTTTTTCATCACCGACGCTCATGTCCGCTTCTCCGAAGGCTGGGATGAGCTCGTTATGGAGTACATCCGTCCGGACCGGATTCTGTCCGGAACAACTACGCAGAAGGGCTCGATCTTTCGCGGTTATGGCTGTGACCTGATAGTGCCCTTAATGGGCATCACCTGGAATTACGGTCCCGTGGACGGCCTCGCGTATGTCCCGGTCGCTCCAAGCCACGGCACCGTCATCCCCAAAGAGCTCTTCGAACGCCTTGGTGGATATGACTCGGGAATGATCCTTTACGGCGCGGGAGAGCCGGAGTTCAGCATCCGGGCCTGGCTGCATGGCGCGGAGGTCGTCGTCGCTGAGGGCCTGCAGGTCGAGCACGAGTTCAAGCCCAAAGAGCAACTCCGCGAATTCATCAGCAATGTGAGGCCCTTCTGGGTACACAACTGCCTGCGGTTCGGCTTTCTTTACCTCAGCGAGCTCGGATGCATGCAGATGTTGCGTTATTTCTCCCGCACGTTCCCGGAGCATTTCCAGGCGGCCTTGCAGCGGGTCAATACCAGCGATGTCTGGCAGCGCCGCAGCTATCTGGAGTCGCAACATAAACGGTCATTTGCCTGGCTCGTGGATTACTTCGGAATCAAAGACCAGGCCGGTGGCGAGATCATTTGA
- a CDS encoding glycosyltransferase family 10 has product MSVSVYVHPKTRHTIFQKDHTRAVLFQYGVRLVESPEEATVLVGNRERFLHELIDAFGASKRYLLWTHEPFYWTLTGKWANIGGQRVRTISLHSGEVFFNNYFYSSICSNPYSCTATPRRRLNRTAVIVSGAKSMGDPAVVARANKVDLLQIRYELAIAGHRAGLCDVYGKDWPPGVSRGESRLGAWSLAKYEILEQYDFNICFENSLVPYYCSEKIWQAIHCGCLPIYYGQASIYQDFSEDSFLDYAHIGSPEALFDIVHRMTVSEFNERYGRCLEIFERAFPLGRPAQEHAAHYAAMQIVALNLAAPERHASESV; this is encoded by the coding sequence GTGAGCGTTTCCGTTTACGTCCATCCGAAAACCAGGCACACGATTTTTCAGAAGGACCACACGCGCGCTGTGTTGTTTCAGTATGGTGTCAGGCTGGTGGAATCGCCGGAAGAAGCCACAGTCTTAGTAGGTAATCGCGAACGGTTCCTGCACGAGCTTATCGACGCGTTCGGCGCATCGAAACGTTACCTGCTCTGGACCCACGAACCGTTCTACTGGACATTGACCGGGAAGTGGGCCAACATCGGCGGCCAGCGCGTCCGTACCATCAGCTTGCATTCCGGCGAGGTGTTCTTCAACAACTACTTCTATTCGTCCATCTGCTCCAACCCTTACTCATGCACGGCGACTCCACGCAGAAGACTTAATCGCACAGCGGTCATCGTATCCGGCGCAAAGAGTATGGGCGATCCGGCTGTCGTCGCCAGGGCCAACAAGGTCGATCTGCTTCAGATCCGCTATGAACTGGCGATCGCTGGACATCGCGCCGGTCTCTGCGATGTCTACGGCAAGGACTGGCCTCCGGGCGTAAGCCGCGGCGAGAGCCGGTTGGGCGCGTGGTCGCTCGCGAAGTACGAGATTCTCGAGCAATATGACTTCAACATATGTTTTGAGAATTCCCTTGTGCCTTACTACTGCTCGGAAAAGATATGGCAGGCCATTCATTGCGGCTGCCTTCCCATTTATTACGGCCAAGCTTCCATCTATCAGGACTTTTCTGAAGATAGTTTCCTTGACTACGCTCACATAGGAAGCCCAGAGGCACTCTTCGACATTGTCCATCGCATGACGGTTTCCGAATTCAACGAGCGTTACGGTCGGTGCCTGGAGATTTTCGAGCGCGCGTTCCCGTTGGGCCGCCCCGCGCAGGAACACGCAGCACACTATGCGGCCATGCAGATCGTCGCGCTCAACCTGGCAGCGCCAGAGCGACACGCCAGCGAATCTGTGTGA
- a CDS encoding glycosyltransferase family A protein, translating to MTNGIIMQTMKRRPAQKRSRGGIAPRVAGRDSRVSSPSSFTFADTLTPQRSSSVPDSHRIRVSYCTTCHGRLWQLAQTLFENLDRLHEDEEIVLLDYGSPDGLSRFVESSQRCRDAMNQGRLTYVYTEAEKHHCPRAKNLAHRMGRGDILVNLDADNSNAGMRAVIDRHFPDRIDDVVVQMNDGAAGTFGRICIPRYWFYTLGGYDESFGPSAYQDHDLLNRAAASGLQYIWAPSDTPPPIFNTIEEKVSNTGADDWYAMLAANREISDRNLSQGRLVANTEGWGEATVRVNFGERLSLAPILPNLISVVLRGSKRLSRVNELLELYNQMLLVGEILVVNNHPRFPIEKSERVDSKVTVVNASGSRRPLSRVAVAAQASYPAVLLTEDRIFLPEWTLTELHKHWWADPSILHGVVSDAQVLAGSRRRAAPCEILSTQAMLTTAYDCFRSLCYANDSVPRRSGSRGEDLLLCSAVTSVAKRPNMAYRLPVEELSSGRHAAHPAA from the coding sequence ATGACGAATGGGATTATCATGCAGACCATGAAACGGCGACCTGCGCAAAAGCGTTCTCGCGGCGGGATTGCACCGCGCGTCGCGGGGCGAGATTCACGTGTAAGCTCGCCTTCTTCGTTTACGTTTGCCGACACACTTACGCCGCAGCGAAGCTCCAGCGTGCCGGATTCGCACCGGATTCGCGTTTCTTACTGCACGACATGCCACGGACGGCTGTGGCAACTTGCACAAACGTTATTCGAAAACCTGGATCGCCTGCACGAAGATGAAGAGATTGTCCTGCTCGACTACGGTAGTCCGGATGGGCTGTCCCGATTTGTCGAATCCTCGCAGCGCTGCCGTGATGCGATGAACCAGGGGCGACTAACCTACGTTTACACCGAAGCGGAGAAACATCACTGCCCCAGGGCCAAGAATCTCGCTCATCGAATGGGCCGCGGCGACATCTTGGTCAACTTGGATGCGGACAACAGCAATGCGGGGATGCGCGCTGTTATCGACCGACACTTTCCCGATCGGATCGATGATGTAGTCGTGCAGATGAATGATGGCGCGGCGGGCACGTTCGGTCGAATCTGCATTCCGCGATACTGGTTTTACACGCTGGGTGGATACGATGAAAGCTTCGGGCCCAGTGCCTACCAGGACCACGATCTGCTCAACCGCGCAGCGGCGAGCGGACTTCAATATATTTGGGCTCCTTCCGACACGCCGCCACCAATTTTCAACACGATCGAGGAAAAGGTCTCGAACACCGGCGCGGACGATTGGTACGCGATGCTCGCCGCGAATCGCGAGATCAGCGACAGGAACCTAAGCCAGGGTCGGCTCGTCGCGAATACCGAGGGTTGGGGTGAAGCAACCGTCAGGGTCAACTTTGGAGAGAGGCTGAGCCTTGCACCCATTCTGCCGAACCTCATCTCCGTCGTACTTCGTGGTTCGAAGCGCCTCTCCCGGGTGAACGAACTGTTGGAACTATATAACCAGATGCTGTTGGTGGGCGAGATTCTGGTCGTCAACAATCATCCGCGGTTTCCGATCGAGAAGAGCGAGAGAGTCGATTCAAAAGTTACTGTGGTGAATGCGTCCGGATCTCGAAGACCGCTGAGCCGAGTTGCTGTAGCGGCGCAGGCGTCGTATCCAGCGGTCCTGCTCACTGAGGACAGGATTTTTTTGCCCGAGTGGACGCTGACTGAGTTGCACAAGCACTGGTGGGCGGATCCTTCGATTCTGCATGGCGTGGTCTCCGATGCGCAGGTCCTCGCTGGATCGAGAAGAAGAGCTGCGCCCTGCGAGATCCTGTCGACTCAGGCAATGCTGACCACCGCATACGATTGCTTCCGCTCGCTTTGTTATGCAAATGACAGCGTGCCCCGTAGATCAGGAAGTCGTGGAGAAGATCTTCTGCTCTGTTCTGCGGTCACGAGCGTGGCGAAAAGGCCGAACATGGCCTATCGGTTGCCGGTGGAAGAGTTGTCTTCAGGCCGACACGCGGCCCACCCGGCGGCGTGA